The Novosphingobium kaempferiae genome includes a window with the following:
- a CDS encoding argininosuccinate synthase, which yields MSDSIKKVVLAYSGGLDTSVILKWLQVTYNCEVVTFTADLGQGEELEPARAKAKLMGLPDENIYIDDLREEFVRDFVFPMMRANARYEGDYLLGTSIARPLISKRLIEIAHETGADAVAHGATGKGNDQVRFELSAYALDPNIKVIAPWREWDLTSRTALIAWAEQHQIPVPKDKRGESPFSTDANLLHTSSEGKVLENPWEETPDYVYSRTVNPEDAPNEPEYITVDFEKGDGVALNGVAMSPAALLTALNELGRKHGIGRLDLVENRFVGMKSRGMYETPGGEIYARAHRGIEQITLDRGAAHLKDELMPKYAELIYNGFWFAPEREMLQAAIDHSQARVNGTVRLKLYKGSASVVGRKSADSLYSERHVTFEDDAGAYDQKDAAGFIKLNALRLRLLAQRDSR from the coding sequence ATGTCCGACAGCATCAAGAAGGTCGTCCTCGCCTACTCCGGCGGTCTCGACACCAGCGTCATCCTCAAGTGGCTCCAGGTCACCTACAACTGCGAGGTCGTGACCTTCACCGCCGACCTCGGCCAGGGCGAGGAGCTCGAGCCCGCGCGCGCCAAGGCGAAGCTGATGGGCCTGCCGGACGAGAACATCTACATCGACGACCTGCGCGAGGAATTCGTGCGCGACTTCGTCTTCCCGATGATGCGCGCCAACGCCCGCTACGAGGGCGACTACCTCCTCGGCACCTCGATCGCCCGCCCGCTCATCTCCAAGCGCCTGATCGAGATCGCGCACGAGACCGGCGCCGACGCTGTCGCCCATGGCGCCACCGGCAAGGGCAACGACCAGGTCCGCTTCGAGCTGTCCGCCTACGCGCTCGACCCGAACATCAAGGTCATCGCCCCCTGGCGCGAGTGGGATCTCACCAGCCGTACCGCCCTCATCGCCTGGGCCGAGCAGCACCAGATCCCCGTCCCCAAGGACAAGCGCGGCGAAAGCCCGTTCTCGACCGACGCCAACCTCCTGCACACCTCGTCCGAGGGCAAGGTGCTGGAGAACCCGTGGGAAGAGACCCCCGACTACGTCTACTCGCGCACCGTCAACCCGGAAGATGCGCCGAACGAGCCGGAATACATCACCGTCGACTTCGAGAAGGGTGACGGCGTCGCCCTCAACGGCGTGGCGATGAGCCCGGCCGCCCTCCTCACCGCGCTCAACGAGCTTGGCCGCAAGCACGGCATCGGCCGCCTCGACCTCGTAGAAAACCGCTTCGTCGGCATGAAGTCGCGCGGCATGTACGAGACCCCCGGCGGCGAGATCTACGCCCGTGCCCATCGCGGCATCGAGCAGATCACGCTCGATCGCGGCGCCGCCCACCTCAAGGACGAGCTGATGCCGAAGTACGCGGAGCTCATCTACAACGGCTTCTGGTTCGCCCCCGAGCGCGAGATGCTGCAGGCCGCGATCGACCACTCGCAGGCCCGCGTCAACGGCACCGTCCGCCTCAAGCTCTACAAGGGCTCGGCCTCGGTCGTCGGTCGCAAGAGCGCCGATTCGCTGTATTCCGAACGCCACGTCACCTTCGAGGATGACGCCGGCGCCTACGACCAGAAGGACGCCGCGGGCTTCATCAAGCTCAACGCCCTGCGCCTGCGCCTGCTGGCCCAGCGAGACTCTCGCTGA
- a CDS encoding SAM-dependent methyltransferase: MALGILDRFLERGVRQGVLELARPDGSVRRFGTPYDGFPNVRIRLTSKDAERRILRDPRLGAAEAFMDGLLEVEQGDIMELVELLRANARWDKGGELKEQSRLKIAVGKVVTLVDGINRAASAKKNIAHHYDVGNDLYNLFLDTEHMQYSCAYWPSDDITLEQAQTAKLAHIAAKLAIEPGQKVLDIGCGWGGMAIYLAKHFDVSVKGITLSEEQLALARERAVEAGVSGRIDFELIDYRDLAARGDKFERIVSVGMFEHVGQAQFDRFFRDCATMLDDEGVMLLHTIGRMGGPGSTDAFTRKYIFPGGYIPALSETVESSEKVRLIATDVENLRLHYAKTLRQWYKRCVANKDAIVSLYDERFYRMWIFYLSGATAAFESGGMCNYQIQYTRSRHALPLTRDYIAEGEKVLLGA, encoded by the coding sequence ATGGCACTCGGCATACTTGACCGCTTCCTCGAGCGCGGCGTCCGACAGGGCGTGCTCGAACTGGCCCGCCCCGACGGATCCGTCCGTCGCTTTGGAACCCCTTACGACGGCTTTCCCAATGTCCGCATCCGCCTGACCAGCAAGGATGCCGAACGCCGCATCCTGCGCGATCCGCGCCTTGGCGCCGCCGAGGCCTTCATGGATGGCCTGCTCGAAGTCGAGCAGGGCGACATCATGGAACTGGTGGAACTGCTGCGCGCCAATGCCCGCTGGGACAAGGGCGGCGAACTGAAGGAACAGAGCCGCCTCAAGATCGCGGTCGGCAAGGTCGTCACCCTCGTCGACGGGATCAACCGCGCCGCCAGCGCGAAGAAGAACATCGCCCACCACTATGACGTGGGCAACGACCTCTATAACCTGTTCCTCGATACCGAGCACATGCAGTATTCCTGCGCCTACTGGCCCAGCGACGACATCACGCTGGAGCAGGCGCAGACGGCCAAGCTCGCCCACATCGCCGCCAAGCTGGCAATCGAGCCGGGGCAGAAGGTGCTCGATATCGGCTGCGGCTGGGGCGGCATGGCGATCTACCTCGCCAAGCACTTCGACGTTTCGGTCAAGGGCATCACGCTGAGCGAGGAGCAGCTCGCCCTCGCCCGCGAACGCGCGGTGGAGGCCGGCGTCTCGGGCCGCATCGACTTCGAGCTGATCGACTACCGCGACCTCGCGGCAAGGGGCGACAAGTTCGAGCGCATCGTCTCGGTCGGCATGTTCGAACATGTCGGCCAAGCCCAGTTCGACCGCTTCTTCCGCGACTGCGCGACGATGCTGGACGACGAGGGCGTGATGCTCCTCCACACCATCGGCCGCATGGGCGGACCGGGCTCGACCGACGCCTTCACCCGCAAGTACATCTTCCCCGGCGGCTACATCCCGGCGCTCAGCGAGACGGTGGAATCGAGCGAGAAGGTCCGCCTGATCGCCACCGACGTAGAGAACCTGCGCCTCCACTACGCCAAGACCCTGCGCCAGTGGTACAAGCGCTGCGTCGCCAACAAAGACGCCATCGTAAGCCTTTACGACGAGCGCTTCTACCGCATGTGGATATTCTACCTCTCCGGCGCGACGGCAGCGTTCGAGAGCGGCGGCATGTGCAACTACCAGATCCAGTACACCCGCAGCCGCCACGCCCTTCCGCTCACCCGGGACTACATCGCGGAAGGCGAGAAGGTGCTGCTCGGCGCCTGA
- a CDS encoding glycine zipper 2TM domain-containing protein codes for MRKAILAATMMALTIPATVAFTAPAEARDHRRYHNDRGVKYWRGNNGRYYCKKSNGTTGLLIGGVAGALAGRAIDTRGDRTVGTLLGAAGGAVLGREIDRGGDRPRCR; via the coding sequence ATGCGTAAAGCTATTCTCGCCGCCACCATGATGGCGCTCACCATTCCGGCCACCGTGGCCTTTACCGCTCCGGCGGAAGCACGCGACCACCGCCGCTATCACAACGATCGCGGCGTGAAGTACTGGCGCGGCAACAACGGTCGCTACTACTGCAAGAAGTCGAACGGCACGACCGGCCTGCTGATCGGCGGCGTCGCCGGCGCCCTTGCCGGCCGCGCGATCGACACCCGCGGCGACCGCACCGTCGGCACCCTGCTCGGCGCTGCCGGCGGCGCAGTGCTCGGTCGCGAGATCGACCGTGGCGGCGACCGTCCGCGCTGCCGCTGA
- a CDS encoding SDR family oxidoreductase — protein MNEIEPNRPAMLVTGGAKRIGAAIARAFGAAGWHVVIHYGRSQAQAEDLAAQLPSAETISCELDDWDEGPAMVRALAKRLPDWRVLVNCAGVFDLDTAETLDPPTFEAAMRVNAGTPARLGQAFLAHARAGGGRRLIHVTDQKLLNPNPDFFSYTMSKHAIAATIPMLSMARTDARDRVYGIAPGAILASHDQSEAEAEVSHRMNLLGRRATPEDVAGAALFLAGGWLESGETLYVDSGQHLLSQPRDVLFLARE, from the coding sequence ATGAACGAAATCGAACCCAATCGCCCCGCCATGCTCGTCACCGGCGGCGCCAAGCGAATCGGCGCCGCCATCGCCCGCGCCTTCGGAGCGGCGGGCTGGCACGTCGTCATCCATTACGGCCGCTCGCAGGCACAGGCCGAAGACCTCGCCGCGCAACTGCCCAGCGCCGAGACGATCTCGTGCGAACTCGACGACTGGGATGAAGGCCCCGCCATGGTCCGCGCGCTGGCGAAGCGGCTGCCGGACTGGCGCGTGCTGGTGAACTGCGCGGGCGTGTTCGACCTCGACACCGCCGAAACGCTCGATCCGCCGACCTTCGAGGCGGCGATGCGGGTCAACGCGGGCACCCCGGCGCGGCTCGGACAGGCGTTCCTCGCCCATGCCCGTGCCGGTGGCGGGCGACGGCTGATCCATGTGACGGACCAGAAGCTGCTCAACCCCAACCCGGACTTCTTCTCCTACACGATGAGCAAGCACGCCATCGCCGCCACCATCCCGATGCTGTCGATGGCGCGAACGGATGCGCGGGACCGCGTCTACGGCATCGCGCCGGGCGCGATCCTCGCCAGCCATGACCAGAGCGAGGCGGAAGCCGAAGTCTCGCACCGGATGAACCTGCTAGGCCGCCGCGCCACGCCCGAGGACGTAGCGGGAGCGGCGCTGTTCCTTGCGGGCGGATGGCTGGAAAGCGGGGAGACGCTCTACGTCGATTCGGGCCAGCACCTGCTGTCTCAGCCCCGCGACGTGCTGTTCCTGGCAAGGGAGTAG